In one window of Bradyrhizobium sp. AZCC 1721 DNA:
- a CDS encoding flavin-dependent oxidoreductase: MKAIIVGGGIGGLTTALMLRARGIDCEVFEQSDTIRELGVGINTLPHAIRELTALGLLDRLDATAVRTDQLYYLSRHGQEVWREPRGLDAGHDVPQFSVHRGRLQSVIHRAVEERLGNEAIHTGCRLGAFAQHEGGVVAHFFDRTGSHVETARGDILVGADGIHSRVREMLFPDEGPPCWNGLMLWRGARDWPAFLTGRSMIVAGGLNAKVVVYPIAEGSSPSSRLTNWAVLVKIGDGNSPPPRREDWSRPGKREELMPHVERFKVPYVDVRSLISATPEFYEYPCCDRDPLPYWTWGRVTLLGDAAHPMYPVGSNGASQAILDARALADELARAEHPRQALVAYEKKRLPMTAEIVRANRRGGPEGVIDAVEQLAPDGFTDIEKVLSHAQREAIVRGYASKAGFAAPQVGLAAVRA; encoded by the coding sequence ATGAAGGCGATCATCGTCGGAGGCGGCATCGGAGGCCTTACCACCGCGCTGATGCTGCGCGCCCGCGGCATCGATTGCGAAGTGTTCGAGCAGTCCGACACCATCCGCGAACTCGGCGTCGGCATCAACACACTGCCGCATGCGATCAGAGAACTAACCGCCCTCGGCCTGTTGGACCGGCTCGACGCTACCGCTGTTCGTACCGATCAACTGTACTATCTCAGCCGCCACGGCCAGGAGGTCTGGCGCGAACCGCGCGGCCTCGATGCCGGACACGACGTGCCGCAATTCTCGGTCCACCGCGGCCGCCTGCAAAGCGTGATTCATCGCGCCGTCGAGGAACGGCTCGGCAACGAGGCGATCCACACCGGTTGCCGCCTCGGCGCGTTTGCCCAGCATGAAGGCGGCGTGGTCGCGCACTTCTTCGACCGCACCGGCTCCCACGTCGAAACCGCGCGCGGCGATATTTTGGTCGGCGCCGACGGCATTCATTCGCGCGTGCGCGAGATGCTGTTTCCGGATGAGGGACCGCCGTGCTGGAACGGCTTGATGCTGTGGCGCGGCGCGCGCGACTGGCCGGCGTTCCTGACCGGCCGCTCGATGATCGTGGCCGGCGGCTTGAATGCCAAGGTCGTGGTCTATCCGATTGCGGAAGGCTCAAGTCCATCGAGCCGGCTGACCAACTGGGCGGTGCTGGTGAAGATCGGTGACGGCAATTCGCCGCCGCCGCGCCGCGAGGATTGGTCGCGGCCCGGCAAGCGCGAGGAGCTGATGCCGCATGTCGAGCGCTTCAAGGTGCCATATGTCGACGTGCGTAGCCTGATCTCGGCGACGCCGGAATTTTACGAATATCCGTGCTGCGACCGCGATCCCTTGCCGTACTGGACCTGGGGCCGGGTGACGCTGCTCGGCGACGCCGCGCATCCGATGTATCCAGTCGGATCGAATGGCGCCTCGCAAGCGATCCTCGACGCGCGGGCACTGGCCGATGAACTGGCGCGCGCCGAACATCCGCGCCAGGCGCTGGTTGCCTATGAGAAGAAGCGCCTGCCGATGACGGCGGAGATCGTGCGCGCGAACCGCCGCGGCGGCCCCGAGGGCGTGATCGACGCCGTCGAGCAACTGGCGCCGGACGGCTTTACCGATATCGAAAAGGTGTTGAGCCACGCCCAGCGCGAAGCGATCGTGCGCGGCTATGCGTCGAAGGCCGGCTTCGCCGCGCCGCAGGTCGGGCTCGCGGCGGTGCGGGCGTAA
- a CDS encoding bifunctional salicylyl-CoA 5-hydroxylase/oxidoreductase translates to MKIAIIGGGPAGLYAAILLKKQRPQAEITVYERNRADDTFGFGVVFSDATLDNFEKYDPPSYRRITQEFAYWDDIAVHFRGTVHRVGGNGFCGCSRRTLLLILQERARELGVTLLFETDIDDEARFADTDLIVLADGINSRFRDKHIEHFQPQTDLRSNKFAWMGSTRPLDAFTFIFQETEWGPFIAHAYQYEAGRSTWIFETDAETFHRAGLEGLSERESADRMAEIFGWFLDGHPLLINRSMWRNFPMIRSQRWIKDNMVLLGDAKATAHFSIGSGTKLAMEDAIALADAMAQAPTVDAALQTYEQGRREEVEKIQHAADVSLVWFEHVDRFWDFDPVQFAFGVMTRAKAITYDNLTLRAPEFVREVDKAFAKQVRAKGFDVDLDKPAAPMFQPLRLREMEVRNRAVVSPMCMYSAKDGVPGDFHLVHYGSRAIGGAGLIFTEMTCVGRDARITPGCTGLWNDEQQAAWTRIVDFVHANSAAKICLQLGHAGRKGATKLMWEGMDRPLEEGGWDTISASPLPYFPDSQVPREMDRAAMGRVKEEFVAATLRGVACGFDMLELHCAHGYLLASFISPLTNQRTDEYGGTLANRLRYPLEVFEAMRAAWPAHKPMSVRISATDWAAGGITGDDAVAIARAFAEAGVDLVDVSTGQTVRDAQPIYGRMFQTPFSDQVRNEARVATMCVGNITTADQVNTILAAGRADLVALARPHLVDPFFTMRAAAWYGADIACPPQYLPGKEQIFRNSVRDRQDFEDLKVKAKPKTRAELKAEATKPLAAE, encoded by the coding sequence ATGAAGATCGCGATAATCGGCGGCGGACCGGCCGGTCTCTATGCCGCGATCCTCTTGAAGAAACAGCGGCCGCAGGCCGAGATCACCGTCTATGAGCGCAACCGCGCCGACGATACCTTCGGCTTCGGCGTCGTGTTCTCCGACGCCACGCTGGACAATTTCGAAAAATACGATCCGCCGAGCTACCGCCGCATCACTCAGGAATTCGCCTATTGGGACGACATCGCCGTGCATTTCCGCGGCACCGTCCACCGCGTCGGCGGCAACGGCTTTTGCGGCTGCTCGCGTCGCACGCTGCTGTTGATCCTGCAGGAGCGTGCCCGCGAACTCGGAGTCACATTGCTGTTCGAAACCGATATCGACGACGAAGCCCGTTTCGCCGACACCGATCTCATCGTGCTCGCCGACGGCATCAACAGCCGCTTCCGCGACAAGCACATCGAGCATTTTCAGCCGCAGACCGACCTGCGCTCCAACAAATTCGCATGGATGGGCTCGACCCGGCCGCTCGACGCCTTCACCTTCATCTTCCAGGAGACAGAGTGGGGCCCGTTCATCGCGCACGCCTATCAGTATGAAGCCGGCCGCTCGACGTGGATCTTCGAGACCGACGCCGAAACCTTCCACCGCGCCGGCCTCGAAGGCCTCAGCGAACGTGAGTCCGCCGATCGCATGGCCGAAATCTTCGGCTGGTTCCTCGACGGCCATCCGCTGCTGATCAACCGCTCGATGTGGCGCAATTTTCCGATGATCCGCAGCCAGCGCTGGATCAAGGACAACATGGTACTGCTCGGCGACGCCAAGGCGACCGCGCATTTCTCGATCGGCTCCGGCACCAAGCTCGCGATGGAAGACGCGATTGCACTCGCCGACGCCATGGCGCAGGCGCCGACCGTCGACGCCGCGTTGCAGACCTACGAGCAGGGGCGGCGCGAGGAGGTCGAGAAGATCCAGCACGCCGCCGACGTGTCGCTGGTCTGGTTCGAGCACGTCGACCGCTTCTGGGATTTCGATCCCGTGCAGTTCGCGTTCGGCGTCATGACCCGCGCCAAGGCGATCACCTACGATAACCTCACGCTGCGCGCGCCGGAGTTCGTCCGCGAGGTCGACAAGGCGTTTGCGAAGCAGGTTCGCGCCAAAGGATTCGATGTCGACCTCGACAAGCCGGCGGCGCCGATGTTCCAGCCGCTCAGGCTGCGCGAGATGGAAGTGAGGAACCGCGCGGTGGTGTCGCCGATGTGCATGTATTCGGCGAAGGACGGCGTGCCCGGCGATTTCCATCTGGTGCATTACGGCTCGCGCGCGATCGGCGGCGCGGGATTGATCTTCACCGAGATGACCTGCGTCGGCCGCGACGCCCGCATCACGCCCGGCTGCACCGGTCTGTGGAACGACGAGCAGCAGGCCGCCTGGACGCGGATCGTCGATTTCGTCCACGCCAATTCGGCCGCCAAGATCTGCCTGCAGCTCGGTCATGCCGGCCGCAAGGGCGCAACCAAATTGATGTGGGAGGGGATGGACCGGCCGCTGGAAGAGGGCGGCTGGGATACGATCTCGGCGTCACCATTGCCTTACTTCCCCGACAGCCAGGTGCCGCGCGAAATGGATCGCGCCGCGATGGGCCGGGTCAAGGAAGAGTTCGTGGCGGCCACGTTGCGCGGCGTGGCCTGCGGTTTTGACATGCTGGAGCTGCACTGCGCCCATGGCTATCTGCTGGCGAGCTTCATCTCGCCGCTGACCAATCAACGGACCGACGAATATGGCGGCACGCTCGCCAACCGGCTGCGCTATCCGCTGGAGGTGTTCGAGGCGATGCGCGCGGCGTGGCCGGCGCACAAGCCGATGTCGGTTCGCATCTCGGCGACCGACTGGGCCGCGGGCGGAATCACCGGCGATGACGCGGTCGCGATCGCGCGCGCGTTCGCCGAAGCCGGCGTCGATCTCGTCGATGTCTCGACGGGCCAGACCGTGCGCGACGCGCAGCCGATCTATGGCCGGATGTTCCAGACGCCGTTCTCCGATCAGGTCCGGAACGAGGCCCGCGTCGCGACCATGTGCGTCGGGAACATCACCACCGCAGACCAGGTGAACACGATTCTGGCCGCCGGTCGCGCCGATCTCGTCGCGCTCGCCCGGCCGCATCTGGTCGATCCGTTCTTCACGATGCGGGCTGCGGCCTGGTATGGCGCCGACATTGCCTGTCCGCCGCAATATCTGCCCGGCAAGGAACAGATTTTCCGCAACAGCGTACGCGACCGGCAGGATTTCGAGGACCTCAAGGTTAAGGCTAAACCGAAAACCCGCGCCGAGCTGAAGGCCGAGGCGACAAAGCCGCTTGCGGCCGAATAG
- a CDS encoding enoyl-CoA hydratase family protein: MSKPANPVTLPLADYSPKHFVLAVVDRVATVTLNRPERKNPLTFESYRELTDFFRACAMDDEVKTIVVTGAGGNFSSGGDVFEIIGPLIQMDTKGLTAFTRMTGDLVKAMRACPQPIVAAVEGICAGAGAIMAMASDLRLAATGAKVAFLFNKVGLAGCDMGACAILPRIIGQSRASELLYTGRFMTAEEGERWGFFSRIVTPDAVLPQAQLLAKQISEGPTFANTMTKRMLAMEWAMSVEEAIEAEAVAQALCMTTEDFARAFEAFSNKRTPVFQGN; this comes from the coding sequence ATGAGCAAGCCTGCCAACCCCGTCACGCTGCCGCTGGCCGACTATTCGCCGAAACATTTTGTGCTGGCGGTCGTGGATCGCGTCGCCACGGTGACGCTCAATCGTCCTGAGCGAAAGAATCCGCTGACCTTCGAAAGCTACCGCGAGCTCACCGATTTCTTCCGCGCCTGCGCGATGGATGACGAAGTCAAAACCATCGTCGTCACAGGCGCGGGCGGCAACTTCTCGTCCGGCGGCGACGTGTTCGAGATCATCGGCCCCTTGATCCAGATGGACACCAAGGGACTGACCGCCTTTACCCGCATGACCGGCGACCTGGTGAAAGCGATGCGGGCCTGCCCGCAGCCGATCGTTGCCGCCGTCGAGGGCATCTGCGCCGGCGCGGGCGCGATCATGGCCATGGCCTCGGATCTGCGCCTGGCCGCCACCGGCGCCAAGGTCGCCTTCCTGTTCAACAAGGTCGGGCTCGCCGGTTGCGACATGGGCGCCTGCGCGATCCTGCCGCGCATCATCGGGCAATCACGGGCGTCGGAACTGCTCTACACCGGCCGCTTCATGACCGCGGAGGAGGGCGAGCGCTGGGGCTTCTTCAGCCGCATCGTTACGCCGGACGCGGTGCTGCCGCAGGCGCAGCTTCTGGCCAAGCAGATTTCGGAAGGACCCACCTTCGCCAACACCATGACCAAGCGTATGCTGGCGATGGAATGGGCAATGTCGGTGGAGGAAGCGATCGAGGCCGAGGCGGTGGCGCAAGCGCTCTGCATGACCACGGAAGATTTCGCGAGGGCGTTCGAGGCGTTCTCGAACAAGCGAACCCCGGTGTTTCAGGGGAATTGA
- a CDS encoding SDR family NAD(P)-dependent oxidoreductase, whose amino-acid sequence MSQLSRSSHALVTGGGRGIGLAISAALSKAGATVTVLGRNPATLDEAVASGAAQFAAVADVADQASVKAAVAEAAARQPIDILIANAGAAESAPFGRSDAALFQRMMDVNFMGVVHATQTVLPGMIERRRGRIVAVASTAGLKGYAYVSAYSAAKHAVIGLVRSLALETAKSGVTVNAVCPGFTETDLLEGSIDNIIKKTGRSREQAIAELSKHNPQGRLVAPSEVADTVLWLCGEGAGAITGQAIAVAGGEV is encoded by the coding sequence ATGTCCCAATTGTCGCGTTCCTCCCATGCGCTCGTCACCGGCGGCGGCCGGGGCATCGGTCTTGCGATATCGGCGGCGCTGTCGAAAGCTGGTGCAACGGTAACGGTGCTCGGGCGCAATCCCGCGACATTGGATGAAGCGGTCGCGTCCGGCGCAGCGCAGTTTGCAGCCGTCGCTGATGTCGCCGACCAGGCTTCCGTCAAGGCGGCCGTTGCGGAAGCCGCCGCGCGGCAGCCGATCGACATCCTCATCGCCAATGCCGGCGCGGCGGAGTCCGCGCCGTTCGGCCGCTCCGATGCGGCGCTGTTCCAGCGGATGATGGACGTCAATTTCATGGGCGTGGTCCACGCCACGCAAACCGTATTGCCGGGAATGATCGAGCGCCGCCGCGGCCGGATCGTTGCGGTGGCTTCCACCGCGGGCCTCAAGGGCTACGCTTATGTCAGCGCCTACAGCGCGGCGAAACACGCGGTGATCGGCCTTGTCCGTTCGCTGGCGCTGGAGACGGCCAAGAGCGGCGTTACCGTGAATGCCGTGTGTCCCGGCTTCACCGAGACCGATCTGCTGGAAGGCTCGATCGACAACATCATCAAGAAGACCGGCCGCAGCCGCGAGCAGGCGATCGCGGAGTTGTCAAAGCACAATCCGCAGGGACGTCTCGTCGCGCCGTCGGAAGTGGCTGATACCGTGCTCTGGCTCTGTGGCGAGGGCGCAGGCGCCATCACTGGACAGGCCATCGCGGTTGCCGGTGGCGAGGTCTAA
- a CDS encoding CaiB/BaiF CoA transferase family protein has protein sequence MGGVLEGIRVLDFGRYIAGPYCATLLAEFGAEVIRVEKRDGSEDRFVAPVGEGGEGALFLQVNRNKKCITLDPMKPQGQEVMRRLVATSDVVVANLPPQTLRAMKLDYDSLKAIKPDIILTTATAFGGPGPWSDRVGFDGVGQVMSGAVFMTGKGDPPYRAAVNWVDFGTALHCAFGTLAALIERAKSGRGQIVEGALLATALSFTNAMLIEQAVISANRVPTGNLGQTAAPADVYRTRDGWVLCQVTGHPLFIRWARLMGEDHWLSDPRFADDIKRGDHGPIISERMARWCAERTTQEAVDTLGQAMIPAGPVLSPQQALEHPHIRATGFMQDVDYPGLPNPAPVARAAVRLSETPGEIVTRPPTLGEHTDRVLADIGYDADAIATLRRDGII, from the coding sequence ATGGGGGGAGTTCTGGAGGGCATTCGTGTCCTCGATTTCGGGCGCTATATCGCGGGGCCGTATTGCGCGACATTGCTGGCGGAGTTCGGTGCGGAAGTCATCCGGGTGGAAAAGCGCGACGGCAGCGAGGACCGTTTCGTGGCGCCGGTCGGCGAAGGCGGCGAGGGCGCGTTGTTCCTGCAGGTCAACCGCAACAAGAAATGCATCACGCTCGATCCGATGAAGCCGCAAGGCCAGGAGGTGATGCGCCGACTGGTTGCGACATCAGACGTCGTCGTCGCCAACCTGCCGCCGCAGACGCTGCGCGCGATGAAGCTCGACTATGACTCGCTGAAGGCGATCAAGCCGGACATCATCCTGACGACCGCGACCGCTTTCGGCGGGCCGGGACCATGGTCGGATCGCGTCGGCTTTGACGGCGTTGGCCAAGTGATGTCGGGCGCGGTCTTCATGACGGGCAAGGGCGATCCGCCGTACCGGGCCGCGGTGAACTGGGTCGACTTCGGCACCGCGCTGCATTGCGCCTTCGGCACGCTCGCCGCGCTGATCGAGCGGGCTAAGTCCGGGCGCGGGCAGATCGTCGAGGGCGCGCTGCTCGCGACCGCGCTGTCTTTCACCAACGCAATGCTGATCGAGCAGGCGGTGATATCAGCCAACCGCGTGCCCACGGGCAATCTCGGCCAGACCGCGGCGCCCGCCGACGTCTACCGCACCAGGGACGGCTGGGTGCTGTGCCAGGTCACCGGCCATCCGCTGTTCATCCGCTGGGCCAGATTGATGGGCGAGGATCATTGGCTCAGCGATCCCCGCTTCGCCGACGACATCAAGCGCGGCGATCACGGTCCCATCATCAGTGAGCGAATGGCGCGCTGGTGTGCCGAGCGCACCACGCAGGAAGCCGTCGATACGCTTGGCCAAGCGATGATTCCGGCAGGTCCCGTGCTGAGCCCGCAACAGGCGCTGGAGCATCCGCACATCCGCGCCACTGGTTTCATGCAGGATGTCGATTATCCCGGCTTGCCGAACCCCGCGCCAGTGGCGCGCGCCGCGGTGCGGCTTTCGGAGACCCCAGGCGAAATCGTCACGCGCCCGCCGACGCTCGGCGAGCACACCGATCGCGTGCTGGCCGACATCGGCTACGACGCGGACGCGATTGCAACGCTGCGAAGAGACGGGATTATATAG
- a CDS encoding dihydrodipicolinate synthase family protein, with product MTPTAQRPYRGVFPVAPTIFDDQGELDLEGQRRCIDFMIDAGSNGLCILANFSEQFVLTDAEREKVMVAVLEHVAGRVPVIVTTTHFGSRICAERSRQAQDAGAAMVMIMPPYHGATFRVPEKAIFEFYRTVSDAIDIPIMIQDAPVAGTPLSVGLLARMAREIPNIRYFKIEVPMAAAKLRELIAAGGDHIEGPWDGEEAITLMADLDAGATGAMTGGGYPDGIRQIIDPYLAGRREEAMAAYARWLPLINYENRQCGLQAAKILMKEGGVIGSDAVRHPLQRVHPAARAGLIEIARQLDPVVLRWGR from the coding sequence ATGACCCCGACTGCACAACGGCCCTATCGCGGTGTTTTCCCCGTCGCTCCGACCATCTTCGACGATCAGGGGGAGCTCGATCTCGAAGGCCAGCGGCGCTGCATCGATTTCATGATCGACGCCGGCTCGAACGGCCTGTGCATTCTGGCCAATTTCTCCGAGCAGTTCGTCCTCACCGATGCCGAGCGCGAAAAGGTGATGGTCGCGGTGCTGGAGCACGTCGCCGGCCGCGTGCCGGTGATCGTGACGACGACGCATTTCGGTTCGCGCATCTGCGCCGAACGCAGCCGCCAGGCCCAGGACGCGGGCGCGGCGATGGTAATGATCATGCCGCCGTACCACGGCGCCACGTTCCGCGTGCCGGAAAAGGCTATTTTCGAGTTCTATCGCACCGTCTCCGACGCCATCGACATTCCCATCATGATCCAGGATGCGCCCGTTGCCGGGACGCCGCTTTCGGTCGGCCTGCTGGCGCGCATGGCGCGGGAAATTCCGAATATCCGCTATTTCAAGATCGAGGTGCCGATGGCTGCGGCGAAGCTTCGCGAGCTGATCGCGGCCGGCGGCGACCACATCGAAGGTCCCTGGGACGGCGAGGAAGCGATCACGCTGATGGCCGATCTCGATGCCGGCGCAACCGGCGCCATGACGGGGGGCGGCTACCCTGATGGCATTCGGCAGATCATCGATCCCTATCTCGCAGGCCGACGCGAGGAAGCGATGGCAGCCTATGCGCGCTGGCTGCCGCTGATCAATTACGAGAACCGCCAGTGCGGTTTGCAGGCCGCCAAGATACTGATGAAGGAAGGCGGCGTGATCGGTTCGGACGCGGTTCGTCATCCCTTGCAAAGGGTTCACCCGGCGGCGCGCGCTGGTCTCATCGAAATCGCCCGCCAACTCGATCCCGTGGTGTTGCGCTGGGGGCGGTAG
- a CDS encoding YihY/virulence factor BrkB family protein — protein MSHVSYRHDTKPEPANGQPDASGAPGDRGRGRRAVSPWQIPWRGWKDILIRTYQQVGEDRLLAVAAGVVFYGLLALFPAITALVSSYALFAKASTINDHMTMLAGILPEGALGIVRDQVNRVLAKGEVTLGLAFLFSFLLAVWSANGGIKAIIDALNVVYDEDEKRGFFKLNAVSLALTFGGLVAVLLTIGSVVALPIVLSTIGLGAVTDALFRFGRWPVLVLMMLFGLAVLYRFGPSRRSPQWRWLSVGSVVATLAWLAGSALLSFYLSNYANYDATYGSLGAAIGLMMWMWMSTIVVLLGAELNAEIEHQTAADSTEGGNKPLGQRGAKMADTVGEAKS, from the coding sequence ATGAGCCATGTGAGTTACAGGCACGACACGAAGCCTGAGCCAGCCAACGGACAGCCGGATGCTTCGGGAGCTCCAGGCGATCGGGGCCGCGGCCGCCGTGCGGTGTCTCCGTGGCAAATTCCCTGGAGAGGGTGGAAGGATATCCTGATCAGGACCTATCAGCAGGTCGGCGAAGACCGGCTGCTCGCCGTTGCCGCAGGCGTCGTCTTCTATGGCCTGCTTGCCCTTTTCCCGGCGATCACCGCCCTCGTCTCGTCCTACGCGCTGTTCGCCAAGGCAAGCACGATCAACGATCACATGACGATGCTTGCGGGCATCCTGCCAGAGGGCGCGCTCGGCATCGTCAGAGATCAGGTCAATCGCGTACTGGCCAAGGGCGAGGTCACGCTGGGGCTGGCGTTTCTGTTCTCTTTCCTGCTTGCCGTATGGAGCGCCAATGGCGGCATCAAGGCTATCATCGATGCGCTCAATGTGGTCTATGACGAGGACGAGAAGCGCGGCTTCTTCAAGCTCAATGCGGTTTCCCTCGCACTCACCTTTGGCGGACTGGTGGCGGTGCTTCTCACCATCGGTTCCGTGGTCGCGCTTCCGATCGTTCTGTCCACGATCGGGCTCGGAGCCGTCACCGATGCGCTGTTTCGATTCGGACGCTGGCCTGTCCTGGTCCTGATGATGCTGTTTGGCCTCGCGGTGCTCTACCGGTTCGGACCAAGCCGCCGCTCGCCGCAATGGCGCTGGCTGAGCGTCGGCAGCGTGGTTGCAACGCTGGCATGGCTTGCGGGATCGGCCTTGCTGTCGTTCTACCTTTCCAATTATGCAAACTACGACGCGACGTACGGCTCGCTCGGGGCCGCGATCGGCTTGATGATGTGGATGTGGATGTCCACGATCGTCGTGTTGCTCGGTGCCGAACTCAATGCGGAGATCGAGCATCAGACCGCAGCCGACAGCACGGAGGGCGGAAACAAGCCGTTGGGCCAGCGTGGGGCGAAGATGGCCGACACGGTCGGAGAAGCGAAATCATAG
- a CDS encoding DUF3750 domain-containing protein has protein sequence MAVSAVKYLLGDRRANWQTADRSSAGLLAKASEHTDAVIRVFAARTVRWRGIFAVHTWIVVKERGASRYSRYDYTAWGEPIRIDGFQADGRWFGEIPETVVSLDGPKAEALIPKIRSVIETYKFRANGDYSAWPGPNSNTFIQAILDAVPELEAVLPPTAIGKDYPYHGNWAGFTPSRTGVFASLGGYLGLTIGWIEGIELNFFGGVLGFDIRRPALKLPGVGRLGLPLGP, from the coding sequence ATGGCTGTTTCCGCCGTGAAATACCTGCTCGGCGACAGGCGCGCGAACTGGCAAACGGCGGACCGTTCAAGCGCCGGGCTTCTTGCCAAAGCTTCCGAACACACCGATGCCGTGATCAGGGTGTTCGCGGCACGAACCGTACGCTGGCGCGGGATATTCGCGGTTCACACCTGGATCGTCGTGAAGGAGCGCGGGGCCAGCCGTTACAGCCGCTACGATTACACGGCCTGGGGTGAACCGATCCGGATCGACGGATTCCAGGCCGACGGGCGCTGGTTTGGCGAGATTCCCGAAACGGTCGTCAGCCTCGATGGTCCGAAAGCGGAAGCGCTGATTCCCAAAATCCGCTCGGTCATCGAGACTTACAAGTTTCGGGCCAATGGAGATTACAGCGCCTGGCCGGGTCCGAACTCCAACACGTTCATCCAGGCGATACTGGATGCCGTTCCGGAGCTTGAAGCGGTGTTGCCGCCGACGGCGATCGGCAAGGATTATCCTTACCATGGCAATTGGGCCGGCTTCACGCCGTCGCGGACCGGCGTGTTTGCTTCGCTCGGAGGTTATCTTGGGCTGACGATCGGATGGATCGAAGGCATCGAACTCAATTTTTTCGGAGGCGTTCTCGGCTTCGACATCCGCCGCCCCGCATTGAAACTGCCGGGTGTCGGCCGGCTCGGGCTGCCGCTTGGCCCGTGA
- a CDS encoding endonuclease/exonuclease/phosphatase family protein, producing MATVRIMTWNVHGIFHLNPGFDLDGVCSVIRRWSPDIVALQEVDSRGRTDDPFALLAKAVGDHSVDARSIVTEDGDYGQVLLSRWPFAEPPKISDVSYQEREPRRAIAARILSDHGEVRVIATHLGLSIHERHAQAHALAELVQPTRTLVLGDFNDWFWVKSVRGVLARICPVRTRLRTFPARLPMMRLDRIYASPDLVIRSAWTDRKARSYSDHLPVIADVAFPE from the coding sequence ATGGCTACGGTTCGCATCATGACGTGGAACGTTCACGGCATCTTCCACCTCAATCCCGGGTTTGATTTGGATGGCGTCTGTTCCGTCATTCGCCGCTGGTCGCCTGATATCGTGGCCCTGCAGGAGGTCGATTCGCGTGGGAGAACCGACGATCCCTTTGCCCTTCTGGCGAAAGCCGTCGGCGACCACAGCGTCGATGCGCGATCGATCGTCACCGAGGACGGCGACTACGGACAGGTGCTGTTGAGTCGCTGGCCGTTCGCCGAGCCCCCGAAAATTTCCGACGTCTCGTATCAGGAGCGGGAGCCCCGCAGGGCCATTGCCGCACGCATTTTGTCTGATCATGGCGAGGTGAGGGTCATCGCCACACATCTCGGCCTCAGCATCCATGAAAGGCACGCCCAGGCGCATGCCCTGGCCGAGCTGGTGCAGCCGACGCGGACGCTCGTGCTCGGCGATTTCAATGACTGGTTCTGGGTGAAATCGGTGCGGGGCGTGCTGGCGCGGATTTGCCCGGTCCGAACGCGGTTACGGACATTTCCAGCGCGCCTGCCGATGATGCGGCTCGACCGAATCTACGCCTCGCCCGATCTCGTGATCCGTTCGGCCTGGACCGATCGCAAGGCGCGCTCCTATTCGGACCATCTTCCCGTCATCGCGGATGTTGCGTTTCCGGAATAG